The DNA window GCGGACCGGGCGCTCGGCGAAGAAGACGTCCTTGGCCTGCGGGAAGTGCGGGAACAGCTCCGGCAGCTCCTCGTGGAACTCGTTGTCCGTGGCGAGGATCGCGACGAGCGGGGCGGTGCGGGTCTTCTCGCGGTTGCCCTCGGCCATGAGGGGCGCGAGGCGCTCGCGGGCCTCCTCGGAGCGGATCAGCACGATGCGCAGGGGCGACTGGTTGAACGCCGTCGGGGCGTACTTGACCAGGTCGTAGACGGCCTGGATCTGCTCGTCGGTCACCGGCTCGCCGGAGAAGGTGTTGGCGGTGTGCGCCTCACGGAAGAGCAGGTCCTGGGCGGCGGCGTCGAGGGCGAGGGACATGGGGAGTGCACCTTCTTGCGTACGGAAGATCCCGGGGGGAGGGCTTACGGGATCCACTGTACGACAAGTAGATGAAACTTCAACTAAAGGGGTGGGGATGTGGTGGGGTTCACCCGTCCTCGCTGACGTATTGCCTGGTCAGAAGGCGTAGGCAGGCGTCAGGGCGCCTCTTCGGCGTCCTCCGCGGCACCCTTCGCCGCCCCGGCCTCCTCCTCGGAGGCCAGCGCCGCGTCCAGCCGCGCCCGCGCGCCCTCCAGCCAGCGCCGGCACACCTTCGACAGCTCCTCGCCGCGCTCCCACAGGGCCAGCGACTCCTCCAGCGTCGTGCCGCCCGCCTCCAGGCGGCGCACGACCTCGATCAGCTCGTCGCGAGCCTGCTCGTACCCCAGCGCATCCGTTGTCGTCGCCATGGCCACCAGCCTATGCGGGGGGTACGACAGCGGACCCCGCAACGGGCCGCACCGTGAACTCGCCCTCCGCGACCCGGGCCCGCAGCTCCTCCTCCGCCGTCACCTCCGCGGCGTCCCGCACCACCGAGCCGTCGGCGTGCTGCAGCACGGCGTAGCCCCGGCGCAGCGTCGCCGCCGG is part of the Streptomyces roseifaciens genome and encodes:
- a CDS encoding exodeoxyribonuclease VII small subunit, with the protein product MATTTDALGYEQARDELIEVVRRLEAGGTTLEESLALWERGEELSKVCRRWLEGARARLDAALASEEEAGAAKGAAEDAEEAP
- a CDS encoding malonic semialdehyde reductase; this translates as MSLALDAAAQDLLFREAHTANTFSGEPVTDEQIQAVYDLVKYAPTAFNQSPLRIVLIRSEEARERLAPLMAEGNREKTRTAPLVAILATDNEFHEELPELFPHFPQAKDVFFAERPVREQSAALNGSLQAGYFILGIRAAGLAAGPMTGFDFAGVQKEFLDGDHTPLMIVNIGKPGEGASYPRSPRLPYEQVVTTV